In a single window of the Bacillus clarus genome:
- a CDS encoding DUF3817 domain-containing protein: MLSTPIGRLRAIGLVEGISFLLLLFVAMPLKYFAGFATAVKITGMAHGVLFILFIFAVIQVTIVHRKSILWALGAFVASVIPFGTFVLDAKLKNEQ, translated from the coding sequence ATGTTATCTACACCAATCGGACGATTAAGAGCAATTGGACTAGTTGAGGGGATTTCTTTCCTACTACTATTATTTGTAGCAATGCCGTTAAAATATTTCGCGGGGTTTGCAACAGCTGTTAAAATTACAGGTATGGCTCACGGCGTTCTATTTATACTATTTATCTTCGCGGTAATTCAAGTAACAATCGTACACCGTAAATCAATTTTATGGGCACTTGGCGCATTTGTTGCATCTGTTATCCCATTTGGTACGTTTGTACTAGATGCTAAACTTAAAAATGAACAATAA
- a CDS encoding uracil-DNA glycosylase has translation MENVLQNDWGPLLAPEFEKEYYQTLANFLKEEYNVHVVYPKVEDIFNALQYTSYENTKVVILGQDPYHGPNQAHGLSFSVQPGVKTPPSLLNMYKELRDEYGYEIPNNGYLVKWAEQGVLLLNAVLTVRQGEANSHKGKGWEQFTDRVIELLNEREKPVVFILWGRHAQAKKKLITNTNHHIIESVHPSPLSARRGFFGSKPYSKVNTILANMGEREIDWEIPNL, from the coding sequence ATGGAAAATGTTTTACAGAATGATTGGGGGCCATTACTGGCACCAGAGTTTGAAAAAGAATATTATCAAACCCTAGCTAATTTTTTGAAAGAAGAGTACAATGTGCATGTTGTTTATCCAAAGGTAGAAGATATTTTTAACGCTCTTCAGTATACAAGTTATGAAAATACAAAGGTCGTTATTTTAGGGCAAGACCCATATCATGGGCCAAATCAAGCACATGGCTTAAGCTTTTCTGTACAACCAGGTGTAAAAACGCCGCCATCATTGTTAAATATGTATAAAGAGCTGCGAGATGAATACGGTTATGAAATTCCGAATAACGGTTATTTAGTAAAGTGGGCAGAGCAAGGTGTACTCTTATTGAATGCGGTATTAACGGTTCGCCAAGGTGAGGCGAATTCTCATAAAGGAAAAGGATGGGAGCAGTTCACTGATCGCGTGATTGAGCTGTTAAATGAACGTGAAAAACCAGTTGTTTTCATATTGTGGGGACGCCATGCACAGGCGAAGAAAAAGTTAATTACGAATACGAATCACCATATTATTGAATCCGTACATCCAAGTCCATTATCAGCAAGACGTGGTTTCTTTGGAAGTAAGCCGTATTCTAAAGTAAATACGATTTTAGCTAATATGGGTGAGAGAGAAATTGATTGGGAAATTCCGAATTTGTAA